A genomic window from Phoenix dactylifera cultivar Barhee BC4 unplaced genomic scaffold, palm_55x_up_171113_PBpolish2nd_filt_p 000007F, whole genome shotgun sequence includes:
- the LOC108511225 gene encoding 40S ribosomal protein S29-like, producing the protein MGHSNVWNSHPKNYGPGSRACRVCGNPHGLIRKYGLMCCRQCFRSNSKEIGFIKYR; encoded by the exons ATGGGTCACTCCAACGTTTGGAACTCCCATCCTAAGAACTACGGCCCTGGATccagggcttg CCGCGTGTGTGGCAATCCACATGGTTTGATTCGGAAGTATGGGCTCATGTGTTGCAGGCAGTGCTTCCGCAGCAACTCCAAGGAGATTGGCTTCATCAAG TATcgttga
- the LOC103705346 gene encoding uncharacterized protein LOC103705346 isoform X2 yields the protein MATRCLSPNPSRPLNLNPKTPDSSGSSIRKSTNSNPFKASNPSDVPQRNSGSKSGAVPSSPRSSFEQKENERDLNCSKTARVRSPVMPCLKGVKNFMAPTISTTSKAIAASPKRRILAERNEVVRSSLTSVSDPHESLAMEEVVSKPQLGCAPHTLHHDAANFSKVPSEELGSKDSVPKSETAFGFQEVSDGAGSTKVDLEVKNLQPVIASSFSPSPAIAPLDADPSLPPYDPKTNYLSPRPQFLRYRPNHRIEHYLSKEGHLLDIGDGKQLEDSFPSESCEATSSRTEEVQSSDSQKDSEEVSSSNEVEVMRATDATLVSETEFIPDSNGKHTKSRSFVKFKFIALLLVLLIPFLLVPSSDSPILSSTSASSVSKAPALWFFEVLPFRNHLTASSMNLQELTRSLGKWSINSFSYYTTVASLPKEEEFSLLYVANLTTALVIDEGLEKYEQFIGTTEMEQAPKKSMGEESHEGHEIERKIEVEDSGAAQDNDAEYETARMETKRSEDLREHIMELDEEKIETTELQEDLKEDNNAVEFEMVDNVEGDATKDMAQGGNIQGIEDQKNIEVDVCLSHDLVTETGTVDSEEDGGDFSFPSQTKPADFDGHPVVGSKHQISSSPKSEDSTIYGPEYELSVPLALGVFLAAAVLAASLVFLHMKHKHTATVATLAKLPPPNKLISTSISGSSENNKRRSYYQSPVDVEMVGDSGPSEVSTSLCNSSFSGRGRTKRANEEENLSNERKLRRDSAVSSSSYGSFTTYEKLSAKKGSRDEEEAMTPVRRSSRIRNQIRSP from the exons ATGGCAACCAGATGTCTCTCTCCTAATCCATCCAGGCCCCTAAACCTCAACCCCAAAACCCCAGATAGCAGCGGCAGCAGCATCAGAAAGAGCACAAACTCTAATCCATTCAAAGCTTCGAATCCCTCAG ATGTACCTCAGAGGAATTCAGGATCCAAGTCCGGGGCTGTGCCTTCATCTCCGCGTTCTTCCTTTGAGCAAAAGGAGAATGAAAGGGACCTGAACTGCTCAAAGACAGCCAGGGTGAGATCCCCTGTAATGCCTTGTTTGAAGGGTGTCAAGAACTTCATGGCCCCGACAATTTCTACCACTTCCAAGGCCATCGCTGCATCCCCGAAAAGGAGAATCCTCGCAGAGAGGAACGAGGTCGTCAGGTCTTCTCTTACTTCAGTTTCTGATCCACATGAATCTCTTGCAATGGAGGAGGTTGTCTCGAAACCTCAACTGGGTTGTGCCCCTCATACCCTCCACCATGATGCTGcaaatttttccaaagttccATCCGAGGAACTGGGTTCGAAGGATTCCGTGCCGAAATCTGAAACGGCTTTCGGTTTCCAGGAAGTCTCGGATGGCGCGGGCTCCACGAAGGTAGACCTTGAAGTCAAGAACCTGCAGCCTGTCATAGCTTCCTCCTTTTCTCCTTCACCAGCTATCGCTCCCCTGGATGCCGATCCATCCCTGCCTCCTTATGATCCCAAAACCAATTACCTCTCCCCAAGACCTCAGTTTCTTCGTTACAGACCCAACCATAGGATTGAGCACTACCTCAGCAAAGAAGGTCATTTGCTTGATATAGGAGATGGGAAGCAACTTGAGGATAGCTTTCCCTCTGAAAGCTGTGAGGCCACCTCCAGTCGGACTGAGGAAGTACAATCTTCTGACTCGCAAAAGGATTCCGAGGAAGTGTCTTCTTCCAATGAGGTGGAAGTTATGAGAGCTACTGATGCAACCCTTGTTTCTGAAACTGAATTCATACCCGATTCAAATGGCAAACATACTAAATCTCGCTCTTTCGTAAAATTTAAGTTCATTGCCCTTCTTCTGGTTCTGCTCATCCCATTCCTTCTTGTCCCCTCATCTGATTCTCCGATCTTATCTTCTACTTCTGCTTCTTCCGTATCGAAAGCCCCAGCATTATGGTTTTTTGAGGTTCTGCCTTTTAGAAACCACTTGACTGCTTCTAGTATGAATCTCCAAGAACTAACTAGGAGCTTGGGAAAATGGTCAATTAATTCATTTTCTTATTATACTACTGTGGCTTCTCTTCCGAAAGAAGAGGAATTTAGTTTGCTTTATGTAGCTAACTTAACAACAGCCTTAGTTATAGATGAAGGTTTAGAaaaatatgaacagtttattGGGACAACTGAGATGGAGCAAGCTCCTAAGAAAAGTATGGGAGAAGAGAGTCATGAAGGACatgaaatagagagaaaaatTGAAGTGGAGGATTCAGGAGCTGCGCAGGATAATGATGCTGAATATGAGACAGCGAGGATGGAAACAAAGCGATCTGAAGATTTGAGAGAACATATCATGGAATTGGATGAGGAGAAGATTGAAACTACTGAGCTTCAGGAAGATCTGAAAGAAGACAATAATGCTGTGGAATTTGAGATG GTGGATAATGTTGAAGGGGATGCTACGAAAGATATGGCACAAGGAGGTAATATTCAAGGCATTGAAGATCAGAAGAATATTGAGGTGGATGTTTGCCTTTCTCATGATCTTGTGACTGAAACTGGAACAGTAGACAGTGAAGAAGATGGTGGTGATTTCAGTTTCCCTTCTCAAACCAAGCCTGCTGATTTTGATGGTCACCCGGTAGTTGGCAGTAAGCATCAAATCTCCAGTAGCCCAAAATCAGAAGATTCTACAATTTATGGACCCGAATATGAGCTTTCAGTGCCATTGGCATTGGGAGTATTTTTAGCAGCTGCAGTTCTGGCAGCATCCCTGGTTTTTCTGCATATGAAGCACAAGCATACTGCTACAGTGGCGACGCTTGCGAAGCTTCCACCACCCAATAAATTGATCTCTACATCAATTTCTGGTAGCAGTGAGAACAATAAAAGAAGATCTTATTATCAATCTCCAGTGGATGTTGAGATGGTTGGTGACTCTGGTCCTTCAGAAGTGAGCACTAGTCTGTGCAACAGCTCATTCTCTGGCCGGGGCAGGACAAAGAGAGCCAACGAGGAAGAGAATCTGAGCAACGAGAGAAAGCTGAGGAGGGATTCTGCGGTATCATCCTCCTCTTATGGAAGTTTCACCACTTATGAGAAACTCTCTGCTAAGAAG GGATCTagagatgaagaagaggctaTGACTCCAGTTAGGCGATCAAGCAGGATAAGGAATCAAATTAGATCTCCATGA
- the LOC103705346 gene encoding uncharacterized protein LOC103705346 isoform X3: MATRCLSPNPSRPLNLNPKTPDSSGSSIRKSTNSNPFKASNPSDVPQRNSGSKSGAVPSSPRSSFEQKENERDLNCSKTARVRSPVMPCLKGVKNFMAPTISTTSKAIAASPKRRILAERNEVVRSSLTSVSDPHESLAMEEVVSKPQLGCAPHTLHHDAANFSKVPSEELGSKDSVPKSETAFGFQEVSDGAGSTKVDLEVKNLQPVIASSFSPSPAIAPLDADPSLPPYDPKTNYLSPRPQFLRYRPNHRIEHYLSKEGHLLDIGDGKQLEDSFPSESCEATSSRTEEVQSSDSQKDSEEVSSSNEVEVMRATDATLVSETEFIPDSNGKHTKSRSFVKFKFIALLLVLLIPFLLVPSSDSPILSSTSASSVSKAPALWFFEVLPFRNHLTASSMNLQELTRSLGKWSINSFSYYTTVASLPKEEEFSLLYVANLTTALVIDEGLEKYEQFIGTTEMEQAPKKSMGEESHEGHEIERKIEVEDSGAAQDNDAEYETARMETKRSEDLREHIMELDEEKIETTELQEDLKEDNNAVEFEMVDNVEGDATKDMAQGGNIQGIEDQKNIEVDVCLSHDLVTETGTVDSEEDGGDFSFPSQTKPADFDGHPVVGSKHQISSSPKSEDSTIYGPEYELSVPLALGVFLAAAVLAASLVFLHMKHKHTATVATLAKLPPPNKLISTSISGSSENNKRRSYYQSPVDVEMVGDSGPSEVSTSLCNSSFSGRGRTKRANEEENLSNERKLRRDSAVSSSSYGSFTTYEKLSAKKGSRDEEEAMTPVRRSSRIRNQIRSP, from the exons ATGGCAACCAGATGTCTCTCTCCTAATCCATCCAGGCCCCTAAACCTCAACCCCAAAACCCCAGATAGCAGCGGCAGCAGCATCAGAAAGAGCACAAACTCTAATCCATTCAAAGCTTCGAATCCCTCAG ATGTACCTCAGAGGAATTCAGGATCCAAGTCCGGGGCTGTGCCTTCATCTCCGCGTTCTTCCTTTGAGCAAAAGGAGAATGAAAGGGACCTGAACTGCTCAAAGACAGCCAGGGTGAGATCCCCTGTAATGCCTTGTTTGAAGGGTGTCAAGAACTTCATGGCCCCGACAATTTCTACCACTTCCAAGGCCATCGCTGCATCCCCGAAAAGGAGAATCCTCGCAGAGAGGAACGAGGTCGTCAGGTCTTCTCTTACTTCAGTTTCTGATCCACATGAATCTCTTGCAATGGAGGAGGTTGTCTCGAAACCTCAACTGGGTTGTGCCCCTCATACCCTCCACCATGATGCTGcaaatttttccaaagttccATCCGAGGAACTGGGTTCGAAGGATTCCGTGCCGAAATCTGAAACGGCTTTCGGTTTCCAGGAAGTCTCGGATGGCGCGGGCTCCACGAAGGTAGACCTTGAAGTCAAGAACCTGCAGCCTGTCATAGCTTCCTCCTTTTCTCCTTCACCAGCTATCGCTCCCCTGGATGCCGATCCATCCCTGCCTCCTTATGATCCCAAAACCAATTACCTCTCCCCAAGACCTCAGTTTCTTCGTTACAGACCCAACCATAGGATTGAGCACTACCTCAGCAAAGAAGGTCATTTGCTTGATATAGGAGATGGGAAGCAACTTGAGGATAGCTTTCCCTCTGAAAGCTGTGAGGCCACCTCCAGTCGGACTGAGGAAGTACAATCTTCTGACTCGCAAAAGGATTCCGAGGAAGTGTCTTCTTCCAATGAGGTGGAAGTTATGAGAGCTACTGATGCAACCCTTGTTTCTGAAACTGAATTCATACCCGATTCAAATGGCAAACATACTAAATCTCGCTCTTTCGTAAAATTTAAGTTCATTGCCCTTCTTCTGGTTCTGCTCATCCCATTCCTTCTTGTCCCCTCATCTGATTCTCCGATCTTATCTTCTACTTCTGCTTCTTCCGTATCGAAAGCCCCAGCATTATGGTTTTTTGAGGTTCTGCCTTTTAGAAACCACTTGACTGCTTCTAGTATGAATCTCCAAGAACTAACTAGGAGCTTGGGAAAATGGTCAATTAATTCATTTTCTTATTATACTACTGTGGCTTCTCTTCCGAAAGAAGAGGAATTTAGTTTGCTTTATGTAGCTAACTTAACAACAGCCTTAGTTATAGATGAAGGTTTAGAaaaatatgaacagtttattGGGACAACTGAGATGGAGCAAGCTCCTAAGAAAAGTATGGGAGAAGAGAGTCATGAAGGACatgaaatagagagaaaaatTGAAGTGGAGGATTCAGGAGCTGCGCAGGATAATGATGCTGAATATGAGACAGCGAGGATGGAAACAAAGCGATCTGAAGATTTGAGAGAACATATCATGGAATTGGATGAGGAGAAGATTGAAACTACTGAGCTTCAGGAAGATCTGAAAGAAGACAATAATGCTGTGGAATTTGAGATGGTGGATAATGTTGAAGGGGATGCTACGAAAGATATGGCACAAGGAGGTAATATTCAAGGCATTGAAGATCAGAAGAATATTGAG GTGGATGTTTGCCTTTCTCATGATCTTGTGACTGAAACTGGAACAGTAGACAGTGAAGAAGATGGTGGTGATTTCAGTTTCCCTTCTCAAACCAAGCCTGCTGATTTTGATGGTCACCCGGTAGTTGGCAGTAAGCATCAAATCTCCAGTAGCCCAAAATCAGAAGATTCTACAATTTATGGACCCGAATATGAGCTTTCAGTGCCATTGGCATTGGGAGTATTTTTAGCAGCTGCAGTTCTGGCAGCATCCCTGGTTTTTCTGCATATGAAGCACAAGCATACTGCTACAGTGGCGACGCTTGCGAAGCTTCCACCACCCAATAAATTGATCTCTACATCAATTTCTGGTAGCAGTGAGAACAATAAAAGAAGATCTTATTATCAATCTCCAGTGGATGTTGAGATGGTTGGTGACTCTGGTCCTTCAGAAGTGAGCACTAGTCTGTGCAACAGCTCATTCTCTGGCCGGGGCAGGACAAAGAGAGCCAACGAGGAAGAGAATCTGAGCAACGAGAGAAAGCTGAGGAGGGATTCTGCGGTATCATCCTCCTCTTATGGAAGTTTCACCACTTATGAGAAACTCTCTGCTAAGAAG GGATCTagagatgaagaagaggctaTGACTCCAGTTAGGCGATCAAGCAGGATAAGGAATCAAATTAGATCTCCATGA
- the LOC103705346 gene encoding uncharacterized protein LOC103705346 isoform X1 produces MATRCLSPNPSRPLNLNPKTPDSSGSSIRKSTNSNPFKASNPSDVPQRNSGSKSGAVPSSPRSSFEQKENERDLNCSKTARVRSPVMPCLKGVKNFMAPTISTTSKAIAASPKRRILAERNEVVRSSLTSVSDPHESLAMEEVVSKPQLGCAPHTLHHDAANFSKVPSEELGSKDSVPKSETAFGFQEVSDGAGSTKVDLEVKNLQPVIASSFSPSPAIAPLDADPSLPPYDPKTNYLSPRPQFLRYRPNHRIEHYLSKEGHLLDIGDGKQLEDSFPSESCEATSSRTEEVQSSDSQKDSEEVSSSNEVEVMRATDATLVSETEFIPDSNGKHTKSRSFVKFKFIALLLVLLIPFLLVPSSDSPILSSTSASSVSKAPALWFFEVLPFRNHLTASSMNLQELTRSLGKWSINSFSYYTTVASLPKEEEFSLLYVANLTTALVIDEGLEKYEQFIGTTEMEQAPKKSMGEESHEGHEIERKIEVEDSGAAQDNDAEYETARMETKRSEDLREHIMELDEEKIETTELQEDLKEDNNAVEFEMVDNVEGDATKDMAQGGNIQGIEDQKNIEVDNVEGDATKDMAQGGNIQGIEDQKNIEVDVCLSHDLVTETGTVDSEEDGGDFSFPSQTKPADFDGHPVVGSKHQISSSPKSEDSTIYGPEYELSVPLALGVFLAAAVLAASLVFLHMKHKHTATVATLAKLPPPNKLISTSISGSSENNKRRSYYQSPVDVEMVGDSGPSEVSTSLCNSSFSGRGRTKRANEEENLSNERKLRRDSAVSSSSYGSFTTYEKLSAKKGSRDEEEAMTPVRRSSRIRNQIRSP; encoded by the exons ATGGCAACCAGATGTCTCTCTCCTAATCCATCCAGGCCCCTAAACCTCAACCCCAAAACCCCAGATAGCAGCGGCAGCAGCATCAGAAAGAGCACAAACTCTAATCCATTCAAAGCTTCGAATCCCTCAG ATGTACCTCAGAGGAATTCAGGATCCAAGTCCGGGGCTGTGCCTTCATCTCCGCGTTCTTCCTTTGAGCAAAAGGAGAATGAAAGGGACCTGAACTGCTCAAAGACAGCCAGGGTGAGATCCCCTGTAATGCCTTGTTTGAAGGGTGTCAAGAACTTCATGGCCCCGACAATTTCTACCACTTCCAAGGCCATCGCTGCATCCCCGAAAAGGAGAATCCTCGCAGAGAGGAACGAGGTCGTCAGGTCTTCTCTTACTTCAGTTTCTGATCCACATGAATCTCTTGCAATGGAGGAGGTTGTCTCGAAACCTCAACTGGGTTGTGCCCCTCATACCCTCCACCATGATGCTGcaaatttttccaaagttccATCCGAGGAACTGGGTTCGAAGGATTCCGTGCCGAAATCTGAAACGGCTTTCGGTTTCCAGGAAGTCTCGGATGGCGCGGGCTCCACGAAGGTAGACCTTGAAGTCAAGAACCTGCAGCCTGTCATAGCTTCCTCCTTTTCTCCTTCACCAGCTATCGCTCCCCTGGATGCCGATCCATCCCTGCCTCCTTATGATCCCAAAACCAATTACCTCTCCCCAAGACCTCAGTTTCTTCGTTACAGACCCAACCATAGGATTGAGCACTACCTCAGCAAAGAAGGTCATTTGCTTGATATAGGAGATGGGAAGCAACTTGAGGATAGCTTTCCCTCTGAAAGCTGTGAGGCCACCTCCAGTCGGACTGAGGAAGTACAATCTTCTGACTCGCAAAAGGATTCCGAGGAAGTGTCTTCTTCCAATGAGGTGGAAGTTATGAGAGCTACTGATGCAACCCTTGTTTCTGAAACTGAATTCATACCCGATTCAAATGGCAAACATACTAAATCTCGCTCTTTCGTAAAATTTAAGTTCATTGCCCTTCTTCTGGTTCTGCTCATCCCATTCCTTCTTGTCCCCTCATCTGATTCTCCGATCTTATCTTCTACTTCTGCTTCTTCCGTATCGAAAGCCCCAGCATTATGGTTTTTTGAGGTTCTGCCTTTTAGAAACCACTTGACTGCTTCTAGTATGAATCTCCAAGAACTAACTAGGAGCTTGGGAAAATGGTCAATTAATTCATTTTCTTATTATACTACTGTGGCTTCTCTTCCGAAAGAAGAGGAATTTAGTTTGCTTTATGTAGCTAACTTAACAACAGCCTTAGTTATAGATGAAGGTTTAGAaaaatatgaacagtttattGGGACAACTGAGATGGAGCAAGCTCCTAAGAAAAGTATGGGAGAAGAGAGTCATGAAGGACatgaaatagagagaaaaatTGAAGTGGAGGATTCAGGAGCTGCGCAGGATAATGATGCTGAATATGAGACAGCGAGGATGGAAACAAAGCGATCTGAAGATTTGAGAGAACATATCATGGAATTGGATGAGGAGAAGATTGAAACTACTGAGCTTCAGGAAGATCTGAAAGAAGACAATAATGCTGTGGAATTTGAGATGGTGGATAATGTTGAAGGGGATGCTACGAAAGATATGGCACAAGGAGGTAATATTCAAGGCATTGAAGATCAGAAGAATATTGAGGTGGATAATGTTGAAGGGGATGCTACGAAAGATATGGCACAAGGAGGTAATATTCAAGGCATTGAAGATCAGAAGAATATTGAGGTGGATGTTTGCCTTTCTCATGATCTTGTGACTGAAACTGGAACAGTAGACAGTGAAGAAGATGGTGGTGATTTCAGTTTCCCTTCTCAAACCAAGCCTGCTGATTTTGATGGTCACCCGGTAGTTGGCAGTAAGCATCAAATCTCCAGTAGCCCAAAATCAGAAGATTCTACAATTTATGGACCCGAATATGAGCTTTCAGTGCCATTGGCATTGGGAGTATTTTTAGCAGCTGCAGTTCTGGCAGCATCCCTGGTTTTTCTGCATATGAAGCACAAGCATACTGCTACAGTGGCGACGCTTGCGAAGCTTCCACCACCCAATAAATTGATCTCTACATCAATTTCTGGTAGCAGTGAGAACAATAAAAGAAGATCTTATTATCAATCTCCAGTGGATGTTGAGATGGTTGGTGACTCTGGTCCTTCAGAAGTGAGCACTAGTCTGTGCAACAGCTCATTCTCTGGCCGGGGCAGGACAAAGAGAGCCAACGAGGAAGAGAATCTGAGCAACGAGAGAAAGCTGAGGAGGGATTCTGCGGTATCATCCTCCTCTTATGGAAGTTTCACCACTTATGAGAAACTCTCTGCTAAGAAG GGATCTagagatgaagaagaggctaTGACTCCAGTTAGGCGATCAAGCAGGATAAGGAATCAAATTAGATCTCCATGA